The following proteins come from a genomic window of Canis aureus isolate CA01 chromosome 3, VMU_Caureus_v.1.0, whole genome shotgun sequence:
- the LOC144305945 gene encoding olfactory receptor 8B12-like — MAADNASSVTEFILAGLTDEPELQMPLFFLFLGFYVVTVVGNLGLITLIGLNSHLHIPMYFFLLNLSFIDFSYSTTLTPKMLMGFVSKRNIISYAGCVTQFFFFCFFVFSESYILSAMAYDRYVAICKPLLYTVTMSPQVCLLLMLGVYGMGVFGAVTHMGNIMFITFCADNLVNHYMCDIIPLLELSCNSSYINLLVVFIVVTIGIGVPIVTIFISYGFILSSILHISSTEGRSKAFSTCSSHIIVVSLFFGSGAFMYLKPPSILPLDQGKVSSIFYTAVVPMFNPLIYSLRNKDVKIALKKTLGRKLFS, encoded by the coding sequence ATGGCTGCAGATAACGCCTCCTCTGTGACAGAGTTTATCCTGGCAGGCTTAACAGATGAGCCGGAACTCCAGATGCCCCTCTTCTTCCTGTTCCTAGGTTTTTATGTGGTCACCGTGGTGGGGAACCTGGGCCTCATAACCCTGATTGGGCTGAATTCTCACCTTCATAttcccatgtacttcttcctcctCAACTTGTCTTTCATTGATTTTAGTTATTCCACTACTCTCACTCCTAAAATGTTAATGGGTTTTGTCTCAAAGAGAAACATCATTTCCTATGCGGGGTGTGTgactcagttttttttcttctgtttctttgtcttttctgaaTCCTATATCTTGTCAGCGATGGCATATGACCGCTATGTCGCCATCTGTAAACCACTGCTGTACACGGTCACCATGTCTCCTCAGGTGTGTTTACTCCTCATGTTGGGTGTTTATGGGATGGGGGTGTTTGGGGCTGTGACCCATATGGGAAACATCATGTTTATAACCTTTTGTGCTGACAACCTTGTCAATCACTATATGTGTGATATCATTCCCCTCCTTGAGCTCTCCTGCAACAGCTCTTACATAAATTTGCTGGTGGTCTTCATTGTTGTGACCATTGGCATTGGGGTGCCTATTGTGACCATTTTCATCTCTTATGGTTTCATTCTTTCTAGTATTCTCCACATTAGTTCAACTGAGGGCAGATCCAAAGCCTTCAGTACCTGCAGTTCCCATATAATTGTGGTATCTCTTTTCTTTGGATCAGGAGCTTTTATGTATCTCAAACCACCTTCTATTTTACCCCTTGACCAGGGGAAAGTGTCTTCCATATTCTATACTGCTGTGGTACCCATGTTCAACCCGCTGATTTATAGTCTGAGGAATAAGGATGTCAAAATTGCCCTGAAGAAAACATTAGGCAGAAAACTCTTCTCTTGA